In one Dermatophilaceae bacterium Sec6.4 genomic region, the following are encoded:
- a CDS encoding glucodextranase DOMON-like domain-containing protein — MSRRFAVLLVTSAMALGTGYASSPARAQAGTAAPNGPGATSYQAQSRKDCIGTARNRTSKIWYTVANGVLSDVFAPTVDATNVATMQYIVSDGSSFSDLQTRDMTYTVGSDASGMSCTVTSRAKSGRYQLKTTYVTDPARESVVAHTTYQPLIRAAVDYRIYVRLDANAGGNGGGGASNAGADTAVTDTSTGHPVAVSYDVNTKSQAAGRSYAVPSFLALTADHPFGAVSSGFVGTSSDGLAQLDAAKSLTPTYSQAAAGNVEQTAQVRPDRKGAFTLALGFGTSQHAAVATAVTSAAAPFARTSATYIAGWRAYDEGLRSVNRLNAGWHRQPGAVRDYYQSANVLKASEDKTYPGAIVAGVDKPWGQSTPANDPDNLFTTSYWEVFPRDLYEAFTGLLVDGDLATARDTARFLLTRSQLPDGSQPRNSLLNGAKAPDSFNTQPDETAYPLLMAWQAGLAGDRSLYPHVRAEADYLVSHGPSYGVERWEEQGGYSPSTIAAEIAGLVSAASIARTQHDPARARIWLATADSWQRQITSWGVTTTGSLSKSPYFIRLSKTGDPNAAISYNVGNGGPTLDQRSVMDLGFLEYVRLGLLPATDPTITNSVQVADRVLEKKTASGPGWLRYNGDGYGDCAVPSASSCTVAGAPWTNGNVGTGHPWPVLAVERAQQELATGDRLGAARLLKTVNAMNSGPGLVPEQVWDAAGLPASPYGSDPTKASIGFVNGKADGSASPLTWGAGAQVRLTADLAAGRSLEQPSITVDRYVRHRQQSTRLTVSAPNAGTAAGKTVTVTGTAVRGATVDISVSGVDGTNATTVRTLRVGAWGFFSVTVPLAAGSNSIAVSSTAPGGGTAQVVRQVVSDVVDGTLLYATTDPTGDDNGPGKYAYPTDGAFHAGAFDLTRFEVYNTGSTVTFRVQTRDLSPTFGSSNGAQLVDVYVHDPAAISTSTSSSYPGMNYRVSGSAAWSRLIEVQGFAGSKIVGPDGTSVGTPTVSANAVSRYITFTVPAAALGGMPSAGWGFMVALTGQDGTHGADQTRSFAATPQPYAFGVCATASTDPVCAADPSSVPKVMDTLVPVGATQSDELNYVAHQPVTLSDVVIP; from the coding sequence ATGTCGCGTCGTTTCGCCGTCCTGCTCGTCACGTCCGCAATGGCGCTGGGTACCGGGTACGCCAGCTCACCCGCCCGGGCGCAGGCGGGCACTGCTGCTCCGAACGGTCCGGGCGCCACCAGCTACCAGGCCCAGTCGCGCAAGGATTGCATCGGTACGGCACGGAATCGGACGTCCAAGATCTGGTACACCGTGGCGAACGGGGTGTTGTCCGACGTCTTCGCGCCGACCGTCGATGCCACGAATGTCGCGACGATGCAATACATCGTCAGTGACGGCAGCTCGTTCTCCGATCTGCAAACGCGGGACATGACCTACACGGTGGGCTCGGATGCCAGCGGTATGTCGTGCACGGTCACCTCGCGCGCGAAGAGCGGCCGCTATCAGCTGAAGACCACCTACGTCACGGACCCGGCGCGGGAGTCGGTCGTGGCTCATACGACCTACCAGCCGCTGATCCGGGCGGCTGTGGATTATCGGATCTACGTTCGTCTCGATGCCAACGCGGGAGGCAACGGCGGTGGTGGCGCTTCGAACGCCGGCGCGGATACCGCGGTCACCGACACCTCCACCGGGCATCCGGTAGCGGTCAGTTACGACGTCAATACCAAGAGCCAGGCTGCGGGTCGGTCCTATGCAGTGCCCTCGTTCCTCGCGCTCACCGCCGATCACCCGTTCGGCGCCGTCAGTAGCGGTTTCGTCGGCACGAGCAGCGACGGCCTGGCGCAGCTGGATGCGGCCAAATCGCTGACCCCTACGTACTCGCAAGCAGCCGCTGGGAACGTCGAGCAGACCGCGCAGGTCAGGCCCGACAGGAAGGGCGCCTTCACGCTGGCATTGGGTTTCGGCACCTCCCAACACGCAGCGGTGGCGACGGCCGTGACGTCGGCCGCAGCGCCCTTCGCGCGTACCAGCGCGACCTACATCGCCGGGTGGAGGGCTTACGACGAGGGGCTGCGCTCGGTGAACCGGCTGAACGCCGGATGGCACCGGCAGCCTGGCGCCGTACGTGACTACTACCAGTCGGCCAATGTGCTGAAGGCCTCCGAGGACAAGACCTATCCGGGCGCGATCGTCGCCGGCGTCGACAAACCCTGGGGGCAGTCGACTCCTGCGAACGATCCGGACAACCTGTTCACCACGAGCTACTGGGAGGTCTTCCCGCGTGATCTCTACGAAGCATTCACCGGGCTGCTGGTCGACGGCGACCTCGCGACGGCCCGCGATACGGCGCGGTTCCTGCTCACCAGGAGCCAACTGCCGGACGGCTCCCAGCCGCGTAACTCCCTGCTGAACGGAGCGAAGGCCCCCGATTCGTTCAACACCCAACCGGACGAGACCGCCTACCCCCTGCTGATGGCGTGGCAGGCCGGACTTGCCGGTGACCGCTCCCTCTACCCGCACGTTCGTGCCGAGGCCGATTACCTGGTGTCACACGGTCCCAGTTACGGCGTCGAGCGCTGGGAGGAGCAGGGCGGGTATTCCCCCTCCACGATCGCTGCCGAAATTGCCGGCCTGGTTTCCGCGGCGTCCATTGCCCGCACCCAGCACGATCCGGCCCGCGCGCGGATCTGGCTCGCCACAGCAGATTCCTGGCAGCGTCAGATCACGTCGTGGGGTGTCACCACGACCGGTTCGCTGTCGAAGTCGCCCTACTTCATCCGACTGTCCAAGACCGGTGACCCGAACGCCGCCATCAGCTACAACGTGGGCAATGGCGGACCGACCCTGGATCAGCGCAGTGTGATGGATCTGGGATTTCTGGAGTACGTCCGTCTGGGCCTGCTGCCGGCGACCGACCCCACGATCACGAACAGCGTCCAGGTCGCGGACAGGGTCTTGGAGAAGAAAACGGCATCCGGGCCCGGGTGGTTGCGCTACAACGGTGACGGGTACGGCGACTGCGCGGTCCCGTCTGCCAGCTCCTGCACGGTGGCCGGAGCACCGTGGACGAACGGCAACGTGGGCACCGGACACCCATGGCCCGTGCTGGCTGTCGAGCGTGCACAGCAGGAACTCGCGACCGGTGACCGGCTCGGCGCAGCCCGGCTGTTGAAGACCGTCAACGCGATGAATTCCGGCCCGGGACTGGTGCCAGAGCAGGTCTGGGACGCAGCAGGGCTGCCCGCCTCGCCGTACGGCAGTGATCCGACGAAAGCGTCCATCGGGTTCGTCAACGGCAAAGCCGACGGCTCGGCGTCGCCGTTGACCTGGGGCGCGGGAGCCCAGGTGCGACTGACTGCCGACTTGGCCGCCGGCCGCAGCCTAGAGCAGCCGAGCATCACGGTGGACCGGTACGTGCGGCACCGCCAGCAGAGCACCCGGCTGACAGTGAGCGCCCCGAACGCGGGCACGGCAGCCGGCAAGACCGTGACGGTGACCGGCACTGCCGTCCGGGGCGCGACCGTCGACATCTCGGTCTCGGGCGTGGACGGTACGAACGCCACCACGGTCCGGACATTGCGGGTCGGGGCCTGGGGTTTCTTCTCGGTGACTGTGCCGCTGGCCGCCGGCAGCAACTCGATCGCGGTGAGCAGTACCGCGCCCGGCGGCGGCACTGCACAGGTCGTTCGCCAGGTCGTCAGCGATGTGGTGGACGGCACGTTGCTCTACGCCACGACCGACCCCACCGGCGATGACAACGGACCCGGCAAGTACGCCTACCCCACCGACGGGGCGTTCCACGCCGGAGCCTTCGACCTGACCCGGTTCGAGGTCTACAACACCGGTTCGACCGTTACCTTCCGTGTGCAGACGCGCGATCTGAGTCCGACCTTCGGCTCCAGCAACGGTGCCCAGTTGGTCGACGTCTACGTGCATGACCCGGCCGCGATCTCGACGTCCACCTCGTCGTCCTACCCCGGCATGAACTACCGGGTGAGCGGTTCGGCGGCGTGGAGCAGGCTGATCGAGGTCCAGGGGTTCGCCGGCAGCAAGATCGTCGGTCCGGACGGCACATCGGTGGGCACTCCCACGGTCAGTGCCAACGCTGTCTCCCGCTACATCACCTTCACGGTGCCGGCGGCTGCGCTGGGCGGGATGCCCTCTGCCGGCTGGGGTTTCATGGTAGCGCTGACCGGACAGGACGGCACTCACGGCGCCGACCAGACGCGATCCTTCGCAGCAACCCCACAGCCGTACGCCTTCGGGGTATGCGCGACGGCCTCCACCGACCCGGTCTGCGCAGCCGACCCGTCGTCTGTGCCCAAGGTGATGGACACGCTGGTACCGGTCGGGGCCACGCAGAGCGATGAGTTGAACTACGTGGCGCACCAACCGGTGACGTTGAGCGACGTCGTGATTCCCTGA
- a CDS encoding GNAT family N-acetyltransferase, with translation MRGERVWVRTVMRTDLVPYERAVRASWDRIGQWNPVSVGDLAWHLRRQSSEHRTFLIHATEPDGNHDLVGKVNVSNVIRGRFQNGTMGYDAYDPYAGRGLFAEGLKLVVDLAFAGDDRGMGLHRVEANVRPGNVRSAGVLRSLGFRREGHVRSMLLLESGSEPASWRDHDGYAVHRDEWPAPPYAAHRPARIAAVVRAGPGAHRSSALAQALAAELGLPLFSTTVVGPQTIWGLLAASPIGAIIEHADFVAGDDTSDGADRGLEQAGFDPHVVPVVHSDDEVALESRDISRIALQIRAAFA, from the coding sequence ATGCGGGGCGAACGCGTGTGGGTTCGCACGGTGATGCGCACCGATCTGGTGCCGTACGAGCGCGCGGTGCGGGCCTCCTGGGATCGGATCGGTCAATGGAACCCGGTCTCGGTCGGCGACCTGGCGTGGCACCTACGTCGGCAGAGCAGCGAGCACCGCACGTTCCTCATTCACGCCACCGAGCCGGACGGAAATCACGATCTGGTCGGAAAGGTGAACGTCAGCAACGTCATTCGCGGTCGCTTCCAGAACGGCACCATGGGATATGACGCATACGACCCCTACGCCGGGCGCGGGCTGTTCGCCGAAGGACTCAAATTGGTCGTGGATCTCGCGTTCGCCGGTGACGACCGAGGTATGGGCCTGCACCGCGTCGAGGCCAACGTGCGGCCGGGCAATGTTCGCTCGGCGGGTGTGCTGCGGTCGCTCGGTTTTCGCCGGGAGGGGCACGTTCGCTCGATGTTGCTGCTGGAGAGCGGCAGTGAGCCGGCGTCCTGGCGCGACCACGATGGGTATGCGGTGCACCGCGATGAGTGGCCGGCGCCGCCGTACGCCGCGCATCGGCCTGCGCGCATCGCCGCAGTGGTGCGGGCGGGACCCGGAGCGCATCGTTCGTCAGCGCTCGCGCAGGCGCTGGCCGCCGAACTGGGATTGCCGTTGTTCTCCACGACCGTTGTCGGGCCCCAGACGATCTGGGGACTGCTCGCGGCCTCTCCCATCGGGGCAATCATCGAGCATGCCGACTTCGTCGCCGGCGACGACACATCGGACGGTGCTGACCGGGGTCTGGAGCAGGCCGGATTCGATCCGCACGTCGTCCCAGTGGTCCACTCCGACGATGAAGTCGCCCTGGAGTCGCGGGACATCAGTCGTATCGCGCTGCAGATTCGGGCCGCCTTCGCCTGA
- a CDS encoding amidohydrolase family protein, protein MTKSDAMLHVRGTILTGPNEVRDQLWVVDGKITFTAPASDEPVQTVRGFVLPGLVDAHCHVGLEATGGVDDATALQHAMSERAAGALLLRDAGSPVDTHWMDEREDLPRIIRAGRHIARTKRYIRNFAHEIEPADLVAYVRQEARRGDGWVKLVGDWIDRDRGDLAPCWPREALNAAIAVAHEEGARVTAHCFGEESLLDFAAAGTDCIEHGSGLTQDSIDLFAQQGIAVVPTLVNIENFPKFAQAGEGKFPAYGVHMRDLYARRYDTIGAAHEAGVAIYVGTDAGGQLPHGLVAQEVFELTKVGMTNIEALSAATWGAREWLQRPALQEGASADFVVYEQDPRVDVRVLSAPAHIVLRGHAVR, encoded by the coding sequence TGACCGGGCCGAATGAGGTCCGCGATCAATTGTGGGTGGTGGACGGCAAGATCACCTTTACGGCTCCGGCGTCCGACGAGCCGGTGCAGACGGTGCGCGGGTTCGTGCTGCCCGGGCTGGTCGACGCGCATTGTCACGTCGGGTTGGAGGCGACCGGCGGCGTCGACGACGCGACGGCGCTGCAGCATGCGATGTCCGAGCGTGCGGCAGGGGCCCTGTTGCTGCGCGATGCGGGCTCGCCGGTCGACACGCACTGGATGGATGAGCGCGAGGACCTGCCGAGGATCATCCGTGCCGGGCGGCACATCGCGCGCACCAAGCGGTACATCCGTAATTTTGCGCATGAGATCGAGCCGGCTGATCTGGTCGCGTATGTGCGGCAAGAGGCACGACGCGGCGACGGGTGGGTGAAGCTGGTGGGCGACTGGATAGATCGCGACCGGGGAGACCTCGCGCCGTGCTGGCCACGGGAGGCCCTGAACGCCGCGATCGCAGTGGCGCACGAAGAGGGCGCTCGGGTCACCGCACACTGCTTCGGGGAGGAATCACTGCTTGATTTCGCTGCAGCGGGTACCGATTGCATCGAGCACGGGTCCGGCCTGACGCAAGACAGCATCGACCTGTTCGCGCAACAGGGAATCGCGGTCGTGCCGACGCTGGTGAATATCGAGAATTTTCCGAAGTTCGCGCAGGCCGGGGAGGGGAAGTTCCCGGCGTACGGCGTGCATATGCGTGATCTGTATGCGCGGCGCTACGACACGATCGGCGCAGCGCACGAGGCGGGGGTAGCCATCTACGTCGGCACGGACGCGGGCGGGCAGTTGCCGCACGGCCTCGTCGCGCAGGAGGTGTTCGAGCTGACGAAGGTCGGTATGACGAACATCGAGGCTCTGAGCGCTGCGACGTGGGGAGCGCGTGAATGGCTGCAACGCCCGGCTCTTCAGGAGGGAGCAAGCGCGGACTTCGTTGTCTACGAGCAGGACCCGCGCGTCGATGTCCGCGTGCTGAGCGCCCCAGCGCATATCGTGCTGCGTGGCCACGCGGTGCGATGA